In the genome of Gallaecimonas xiamenensis 3-C-1, the window GAAACCATCACATGCTCCAGGCGACAAAAGCGGTCCATATCCAGTGGCTGCCGCAGCTGGGGGTGGTCTTGGCGCCCGGCCAGCACATAGTGTTCGGTAAAAAGGGTGCTGCTCTTCAAGCCTGGAGGAGCGCCATCGGCGGTATGAAAGGCCAGTTCCAGCTCGCCACTCTCCATGCTGGCCGCCAGAGTACTGGGTTTGACCTGGCTAACGGCGATGCGGCACTGAGGCGCCTGGCGCAAAATGGAGGGTAGGGCCCGGCGCAAAATGGTGGCTTCGCCGTAGTCGGCGGCGGCGAGGCGCCAAGTGCCTTTGGCGTTGGCCGGGTCAAATTCCCTGGCCGGCTGTACAGCTTGCTGCAAGGCAGTTAACGCATCGGCCAAGGGCAGCTGAAGCTGTTCGGCCAGTACCGTCGGCGTCATCCCTCTTGGGCCCGGCAGCAGCAAAGGGTCACCGAACATCTCCCGCAGTTTTTTCAGCTGCACGCTGACAGACGGCTGCGAGAGATGCAGGCGCTGGGCGGCGCGGGTAACGCTGCGCTCTTTAAGCAGCACATCCAGCGTCATCAGCAGGTTAAGGTCTAGACCCTGGAAATTAATCATGGCTATGGCTTGTATAGTGGCAATTCATTTTCACTATACCCGAGCCTTGCTCATCATGGCGGTTGTTACGTTGAGGAGTTCGCCATGAAGGTCTTAGTGATTTATGCCCACCCTGAAGCGTCGTCCCTGAACGGGGCGCTGCGTGACCATGCATTGCAGCACCTGCGTAAGGCAGGGCATGAGGTGCAGCTTTCCGATCTGTATGCCATGAACTGGAAGGCGACGCTGGACGCCGCCGATTTCCCGGAGCGGGACCCAAGCCAGCCTTTCCACGCCTCCCTGGACTCCAAGCTGGCTTACGCCAATGGCAGTCAAAGTGCCGATATCGCGGCCGAGCAGGCCAAGCTGGAATGGGCGGATACGGTGATCTTCCAGTTTCCGCTGTGGTGGTTCTCGGTGCCGGCGATCTTGAAGGGTTGGTTCGACAGGGTCTACGCCTACGGCTTTGCCTATGGGGTAGGCGAGCATTCCGACCATCATTGGGGTGACCGTTATGGTGAAGGTAAGTTTGCCGGTAAAAGGGCCATGCTGCTGGTCACAACGGGTGGCTGGGCCAGCCACTATAGCGCTCGGGGCATCAATGGGCCCATCGACGATATTCTGTTCCCCATCCAGCACGGTTTGCTGTTCTACCCGGGGTTTTCGGTATTGGAACCAATGGTTGTCTATCGCACCAGCAAGGTGGATGAGGCGCGCTACGGTGAGCTATGCAATGAACTGGAGGTGCGTCTCGATACCCTGCAAAGCGCGCCGGTCATACCCTACCGGCGCCAAAACCACGGCGACTATGCCATTCCGGCCTTGGAGCTCAAAGACCATATCAAAGGCGGTGAAGGCGGCTTTGCCATCCACCTGGCCGACTAGGTTTCACGTGAAACAAAAAAGGCGCCTTGCGGCGCCTTTTCTTTTTAGGCTTTCGCCTTATTGCAGCACGGAGATGTCCGCCACCTGCAGGAACAGGCCACGCAGGCGACCCAGCAGGGCCAGGCGGTTCTGCTTCAGGGCGGCATCCTCGGCCATCACCATCACGCCGTCGAAGAAGGCGTCCACCGGCTCACGCAGGGCGGCCAGGGCGGTCAGGGCAGGGGTGTAGTCACCGGCCGCAAAGAGCGGCGCCAATTCTTCTTCCAGGCGGCTTACCTCGGCGAACAGAGCCACTTCGGCGGCTTCCACCAGGCGCTCTTTGACAACCGCTGTAGGCAGCTCGCCGTCCACCTTGGACAGGATATTACCCACCCGCTTGTTGGCGGCGGCCAGGGCCTCGGCGGCGTCCAGGGCACGGAAGGCGGACACCGCTTTCACGCGCTGGTCAAAGTCCACCGGCTTGGTGGGGCGGCGGGCCAGTACGGCGTTGATCACGTCGCCGCCAAAGCCTTCGTCCTGGTACCAGGCCTTGAAGCGGCCCAGCAGGAATTCCAGCACGTCTTCTTCCACCTTGGCGTTGCTGACTTTGCTACCCAGCAGGGCCTTGGCTTCGCGGATAAGGTCAGTGAGATCCAGCTTGAGGCCGTTTTCCTTGATGATGCGCAGGGCACCCAGGGCGGCGCGGCGCAGGGCGAAGGGGTCCTTGTCGCCTTTGGGGGCTTGGCCAATGCCAAAAATGCCCACCAGGGTGTCCAGCTTGTCGGCCAGAGCCACGGCGCAGGACACCGGGGCAGAGGGCAGGGCGTCACCGGCAAAGCGGGGCAGGTACTGGTCTTCCAGGGCCTGGGCTACCGCTTCGGGCTCACCGTCCAGGCGCGCATAGTGCATGCCCATGGTGCCCTGGGTGTCGGTGAACTCCATCACCATCTGGGTCATCAGGTCGCACTTGGACAGCAGACCGGCGCGCTGGGCATCGCTTACATTGGCACCCAGTTCGGCAGCGATAAAGCCGGCCAGGGCGCTGATGCGTTCAACCTTGTCGCGAAGGGTGCCGAGCTCCTTTTGGAACAGCACGGTCGCCAGGCTGTCCAGGCGGTCGGAGAGCTTGTGCTTACGGTCGGTCTTGAAGAAGAACTCGGCGTCGGCCAAACGGGGGCGCACCACCTTCTCGTTACCGGCGATGATCTGCTGCGGGTCCTTGGACTCGATGTTGGTCACGAAGATGAACTTGTTGAGCAGCTTGCCGTCGTTGCCGTAGACCGGGAAATACTTCTGGTCACCCTTCATGGTGTAGACCAGGGCCTCCGGGGGCACGGTCAGGAACTTCTCTTCAAAGCTTGCCACCAGCACCACCGGCCATTCCACCAGGGAGGCCACTTCTTCCAGTAGGCTATCTTCCAGATCCGCCTTGCCACCCAGCTCCTGGGCCTTGGCTTCGGCGGCGGCCTTGATCTTGGCCTTGCGGCTTGCAAAGTCGGCCAGCACCTTGCCTTTGCTTTCAAGGTCACTGAGGTAGTGGTCGGCATGGGCCAGCTCGAATTGGCGTTCGCCCATAAAACGGTGGCCACGGACGGTGCGGCCAATAGTGATGTCCAGCACGGCGCCGTTAATCAGCTCATCGCCGTACAGAGCGGTGATGGTGTGTACCGGGCGGATAAACTGGGTGCGCTTGGCGCCCCAACGCATGGGCTTGGGAATGGGCAGCTTTTTCAGGGCGCTTTCCACCATGGCGGGCACCAGGGCTTGCACCGGCTGGCCTTTGACCTGAGCCTTGTGCAGCAGCCATTCGCCCTTGTCGGTGACCATGCGGCCAGCGTCCTTGATGTCGATACCGCAGCCGGCGGCCCAGCCCAGGGCGGCCTTGGTGGCGTTACCTTCGGCGTCGAAGGCGGCCTGCACGGCGGGGCCGCGCTTTTCCACTTCCTTGTCGGGCTGCTGGGCAGCCAGGGCCTTGACGGTCAGGGCCAGGCGGCGAGGGGCGGCGTGCCATTGAATAGCATCAAAGGCCAGCTCGGCTTCGGTCAGCTCGGCGCCCAGGTTGGCGGCAAAGGCTTCGGCCAGGGTACGCAGGGCCTTGGGTGGCAGCTCTTCGGTACCGATTTCTACCAGTAGGTTCTGGGGCATTATTTTGCCTCCTTGCACATGGGGAAGCCCAGCGCCTCACGGGCGGCATAAAAGGCTTCGGCGCAGGCCTTGGACAGGGCGCGGACCCGCAGAATGTAACGCTGACGCTCGGTGACCGAAATGGCGTGGCGGGCGTCCAGCAGGTTGAAGGCGTGGGAGGCTTTCATCACTTGCTCATAGGCCGGCAGCGGCAGGGGCTTTTCCAGGGCCAGCAGGGTTTGGCACTGGCGCTCGCACTCGTCAAACACCTGGAACAGGAAGTCGACATTGGCGTGTTCGAAGTTGTAGGTGGACTGTTCCACTTCATTCTGGTGGAAGACGTCACCGTAGGTGATCTTGCCCAGAGGGCCGTCGGTCCACACCAGGTCGTAGACCGAATCCACGCCTTGGATATACATGGCCAGACGCTCAAGGCCATAGGTGATCTCGCCGGTAACCGGGCTGCATTCTAGGCCGCCCACCTGCTGGAAGTAGGTGAACTGGGTCACTTCCATGCCGTTGAGCCACACTTCCCAGCCCAGGCCCCAGGCACCCAGGGTGGGGGACTCCCAGTTGTCTTCCACGAAGCGAATATCGTGCACCAGGGTGTCGATACCCAGAGCTTCCAGTGAGCCCAGGTACAGCTCTTGGATGTTGTCCGGAGACGGCTTGAGCATCACCTGGAACTGGTAATAGTGCTGCAGGCGGTTGGGGTTTTCACCGTAGCGGCCGTCGGTAGGACGGCGGGACGGCTGCACATAGGCGCTGGAGATAGGCTCCGGGCCAACGGCGCGCAGGAAGGTCATAGGGTGGAAGGTGCCGGCACCCACTTCCATGTCTAAAGGCTGGATCACGGCGCAGCCTTGGCGGGCCCAGTAATCCTGCAAGGCGAGGATCAGCCCTTGAAAGGTCTTGAGATCGTAATTTTGCATGTTCTTGGCGTCTTCGCTGATTTCGCGGCAGAAAGAGCGCCAGTATACCGCGATCTGCGTACAAATTTGGAGCACAAAGCCCGCCGTATTTCAGCTCTCGGTCGACCTTGCCGTTTAACAAGGTAAGAGGCCCCGCTTTGATGTTATCCTTCGGCCTCGCGGCGCCATGACGGTGCCCACCCGGCACACCTTGCGGGCTTAATCAAAGCTCGGACGATAGGTGTGAGTACTCACTTCCCTGCGAATATTTGTACTGCTGTATCGCATGAAGCGACAAAGGACGTTGCCCAAGAAAGGCCCCGCTTTCCCCTCGCCTTTGACCCGGCCCAGCCCCTTGGCTGGCAGGCCGGCGCGTCCCCTTTTCCCCAGCCCTTGCTTGGCGTGCAGCCCTCGGCTTGCTGCCTACTGCTGCTCTCTAACAACCTAAACATATGAATAAACTCGATAAATACCGCCTGATCCCCTTGAGCCCCGAGGACCCGGCCAGCCTGGCAAGTGCCCTGGCCCAATACCGCCAGCTGCTGGACGACAATCTGGCCTTTCGCCAGGAACTGATGCCGCTGTTCGACGTGGAGTTTGTGGCCGAGGGGCCCGGCCGGCAGCGTCGCCTGCAGCCCAGTGATGCCGGTGCCAAGCAATCATTGCTGGACCATGCCCTGATGGTGGTGAGGGGCATCGCCCCGGCCCAGGTAGCAGAAGGGGACGCGCCCTACATCAGCGAAGCCATCGTCTTTGCCGCCGCCCTTGGCCACCCAAGCTTGCAAGAGGCCCTGGTGGAGACGGCCAAGGCCATGGTGGCCCATGCCAGGCGCCGCAATGATTCGGCGGACCTGTACCTGGACGACGAGCACTTGTTCGGCCTGGAAGCGCTGTTTATGTTGGCCTTGGTGTATCCCGAGACGGCCTGGCTGCTGGCCAGCTTTTACGTCACCCATTGGGACACCGAACATGAAGCCAGCCACCGCACCTTGCTACCGCTGCTGTTACAAGGCAATGGCTGGACCCCGGCCATGCAGCGGGCCTATCTCTACTGCGACAACCCCCAGACCCGCCGTGCCTTCCAACAGCTTGACTCGGTGCCGGACTTGGCCGACCACCTGCTGGCCCACCCGGAGCAATACCCCGGCTTTTGCGACGAGCTCATGGCAAGGCTGCAGGCCCAGCCGCTGCTGAGTGACCCCAGTGCAGGCAGCTACAGCGACCTGGCCCCGGTGCTGGGCTTTTTCCATACCCTGAGGGACACCTGGCCGGTCCAGGCCGACCCATATGACCAGGAGGCCTGGCGCGACCAAGTCAACCAGCTGCCCTTTATGGGCCAGAGTCTGGAAGAGGGGGCCTTTGGCCTTTACCAGCGACTCAAGGCCCGCAGTAACAGGCCCTTGGTGGTCGATGCCCCGGCCTACGACGAGCAAAACGAGGATGCCCCAGGCCAGGCCCACTTCACCCCGGCCCTGCACTTTTTCAGCGGTCTTGAACAGGGCCAACAACTCAGGGCCTATATCCTGGGGCAGCTGCACGGCCAAGGGGCTGAGCAGCTGTTGGCCAAGCTGGCGCCGGTGCCAGTGGCCGAGGCCGCCCACAGCGACCTGTTCCTGATGGCCCTCTATCACTGGCTGGAGCCGCCTTTTGGCAACGACCAGCTGGTGGCAGTCTTTCCCCACTACTTTTGGGACCTGCTGGAGGATTGCCCCGGCGGCCATGACCAGGCGCTACGGCTGCTGGATCTGTTCTGGCGTTTGCTGGGGCGGCCGCAGTTTCCCTATGCCTTGGCAGACGGCCTGGCCAACCAGCTGGAGCTGCTGAGCCTGGCGGATTTTTACCAGCGTTACGAACAGGCACCGGCCGAGGCCGACCAGCAGCTGGAGGCCTTCTGCGAGGATTTTGAAGAGCTGGGGGAGGGAGACTGGGAACGGATCTCCGCTTTGGACCAGCAAAGCCGGGCCACCCAGGCCCTGCTGGCAGCTGAGCAATGGCCTCAGGAAAAGGGCGCCTATGTCTACGGCGCCTGGTGCGCCGCCCGGCTGGATATCGCCGAAGGCAGCGCGGAACGCATCAGTGCCTGGCTGGACCATCACCTGATGGCGCACCTTTGCGAGGGCCTGGCCGACCAGGGCCTGGAGGCCGTGGTGCAGTACCTGACCGAGGCCAACCCCGGGGACTTTGACCCGGCCCGCCACGGCGCCATGGTGTCGCACCTTCAAAGCCTGGGGCCCTTGTCCCAGCAGGCGTTTGCCCAGCTTTGCCTAGGCTGGCCGGCGGACCTGGGTATCAAGCAACTGTTCTGGCTGCAAAGGGCCCACTGGATGATGCGGGTGCCCAAACGCCTGGCGCTGCTGGTGCACCGGCTCTGGGCGCTGCTGGTGGAGCTGGCGCCCCAGGTACTGATAGGGGCGGTGGCCAAGGACTGCTGCGGCGAAGACGAGACGGCGCCGGGGCAGGAGCAAAACCTGTACCGGATGCTGGGCAAACTGGGGCTGGGTGAGCTGGAACTGCAAGCGTTCGCCCTGTGCCACGACCGGAAAATGGCCTGTGAGCAGGTTGCCGACCCCCTCTATTGGCGCCGTTACCTGGCGGGGTTGGCGCAGCTGGGACAGGGCCTGGCTGGGGGCGGCCCAGCATTGCTGGCCGACGAAACAGGCCTGGCCCTGGTCGCCGCCCTGCGCCGCCGCCAGGACGGCAGCCACCTGCAATTACTGGCCGATCTGCGGTGCTGTTACCCACAGCGGCCGCTACCGGATTGGCATACCGCAGAATTTCGCCAGGCGCTGGGTAGCTACCTGGCTCGCCATTGCCTGCCGCAGCAAGTCCCGAACCTTGGGCAAATCGAATCCCAAGTGCTGGCCTATTTGGACGGCCAGCAGCCCTTGGCGCCGGTGCAGCAGCTACTGGCAGAGGCCCTTAAGGCCAAGCTGGAGGCCGGCTTCGACCCCTTCCTCTTTATCCTGCTGGAGGATGCCAAGAGCGAACGTCTGCTGACCCTGCTGCTTAACCACGATAGTGGGTCGGCCAAGCATTTTCTCCATCGCGCTCGCTTGGAGCGCTGTTATGTCCACCAGCTGCTGCTATCGGGCGCCGTGGCCATGGCCGAACGCTGGCAGCACCCGGCCATAGGCCATGCTCGCCACGGTGACCCGGCTCTGGGCTGGGCCCTGCTGGAAAAGTCAGCCCTGTGGGCCTTAGCCATGCTGCAACGGCTGTCAGTGCCGGCGGGCTTGGCCATCGCCCTGGCCCTCGATTACCCCTTGACGGATCACCTGCGCGGCCAGGCCCAAAAGGGCCCGCTGCCCAACCTGGTGCCCTTCCTTGGCACCGAACAGCGCCTGGCCCTGGTGCAGCTGCTGGGCAACTGCCCCGGCATCCGCAGCCTGGCCGACGACCCCTCCATCGAAGTACGCAGCCGGGTGCAACGGCTGCTGGAAAAGGACCCTTCATGAACGCAAACAACCTGATCCTGCACAGGCCCAAGTACCAGGACAGCCCCCATCTGCAACTGCTCAGGCCCCTGGCCGATGGCCGCCAGGAGCTGCTTTGGCACCGGGACATGCCCGCCGGCGGCCGGGAGCTGGTGCTGGCCGCCTTTTATGACGACAGCCACTTTGTGGCCGCCGAAGAATCTGGCCGTATCTACCAGGGCAACCTGGCCGGGGAACTGACCCTGGTGGCCGAGCTGCCGGTCAAGGGTATTTGGGGTGGCGCCTGGCTGGACCTGGCGCGCCAGCGTTTCTGGTATGCCGCCGAACTGGACCTGGACGGCAGCGACAGTTGTTGCCTGCGGGGTTGGTCCTTGGCGGATTGGCAGGTCATTGCCGATATCACCCTGCCCGATTACACCCCCACCCAAACCCTGACCGGCCGCAGTGACGGTGCCTTGTTGTTCTATCGCCACCGCGCCAACAAGGAGCATGGCTTTTACTGCGTCGACCCGGTTAGCGGCCAATGCCGGTATCAGCCCCTGGCCAGCAAGGCCATGCCGGACCTGATGTACCCCATGAACAAGATTGACCTCTGTCCGGTCCGTGACCTGGCGCTGCTGCCGGCGGTGGACCAGCTGCCCATAGAGGGCCGCTGGTCCAGGGTTAGCCTTGGTTTTCAGGTGCAACTGGTGGACCTCAATAGCTTCGAGGTGCGCTGGCATCAGACCCTGCGCCAGTTCCCCCTGGCCGAGCTGGACGACGGCGATGACCTGTTGGCCTTGGCCAAAGGCAAGGACCGGGACGCCGAAGACGCCCTGGAATACTTTGTGGAGAAACTCAATGGCCTCCGCTTTTGCCCGGGGGAAGACGCCTTCTGGGTGCACTGGGCGGACGGGCGGCTGCAAAAGGCCAGCCTGGACCCGGCCCTGGGGACCCTGGCCCGTTATCGCCTGGTGGAGCAGGCCGAGGCCCTGGCTGGCCGCCCCCATCCGCTGGCTGCATTCGGCTTCAAGAACTACGACTACCCCCTGCTGGAAATGAACGGCTGCCTGCCCTTTATCGACTTCAAGGGTGTTGGTGTAGCGGTGCTGGACAGCCCCCTGGCAGAGCCACAGGACGGCTGGTTGCCTATTCCCCGCAGCCCCTGCGCCGCCCCCGAGCAGCTGGCCAGCAAAGCCGGGCTGGCAAGCCTGGCACAGAGCGCCAAGGTGATTATCGACCTGGACTACCTGGTGCTGGCCGAATGCCGCCTGGCGGCAGCCGAGCAGCTGCGGGACCTGGCTCGGGACCTGGGCAGCCATATCAAGGGCCGGCGGCTGGAACTGCGCTTTTGCGACAAGGACGACCGCCAGCGCAATGAGGCCGAGTTCGTGCAAATGGCCATTGCCGACCCCGGCGTCGCCGAAGTACTGGCCGAAGCGGTGGACCTGTTCAGCGGCCACCCCGAGGCGCCCTTTGTGCGCAGTGGCGACAGCAAGGCGGCCCTGTCCGACACAGTGCTGGCCCTGGCTGGCCTGGGTAGCCGATACCTGCCGGTGATCGCCCGCTACCTCAACGCCATCGATGCCGAGCACTGCGCGCAGTTTCACGTGGAACATACCTTGGTGTTGCTGCACCAGCAGCACCAAGAGGGTGCCTTGCCTGGCGCCGCCTACCACGACTTTATCCGGGCCTTACCCTGGCCCTTCAATGGAGAAGAATGATGCCCGGTAACTGGATACTCAAGAACATCAAGCTCGACTACCTGGGCCAACATCAGGTGCAGGTGATTGACCCGGCGGGCCCGACCTTGCTGTGGCAATGCGAGCTGCCGGATACCGGCGACGGCGAGCTGGCCCTGCTGGCCCCCTTGGACGGGCAGCGCTTTGTGGCCCTGCACAGCTCGGGCCGGGTCTTTACCGGCCAGGTGGCACAGCGGCAGCTGGCCGAGTTGGCCAACCTGGGGGTCTCCGGGGATCTGGGGGCCTGGCTGGACCAGGCCAAAGGCCTGTTGTGGGTGGCGGCCCGCCATCGCCTGCAAGGGGCCAGGCACAAACAACTGCTGGCCCTGAACCTGGACTCCGGTGAGCTGGCCATGGCCTTTGACCTGCCGGCATTCGACCTGGATCTCAATACCCTGCAACCCTTGAGTGCCGGCCGCTTCGGCTTTTACGGCCGCAACGACAAGGGCGGCTATAAATTTCGCCAGCATTGGCTGGGCACCTTGGATAGCCGCAGCGGCCAATGGCAACAGCAACTGCTGGACAGTAAACCCACCCCGGAAGAGGTCAGCATCCGCCGCCAGCGTTTTATCGACCAGGGCAGGGCGCTGATGGTGTTGCCGGGGGCCGACGGCATTCAGGCCCAAGGCGAGGGTTTTGAATATCCTTTGTCCCTGTTGAACCTGGATCAGCCCGAGGGCAGCTGGACCCGGCCGGTACGGCTACTGAGCGCCGCTGCCATGGACAACGACATGGGCGATATCGAGGCATTGGCCCGCATTGCCGGCGGCCAGATCAGTTCCAGCGACAACGGCGACTGGATGACCTTCCTGGTGTGCCTGACAGCGGTGGGTTTCTGCCCCGACCAAGACGCAGCCTGGTTGGGGTGGCAGGACGGTGCCTTGCAGAAGGTGTCCCTGGCCGGTGAGCGCCTCTCGCCGCTCTTTTACCTGCAAGAAGACGGCGATAGGCGCCAGCCCGAACGTATGTGCACCAAGGCCATCTCCCATATCCAGGTGCTGGCCGGTGAGGGCCTGGTGCTGGGTGTGGGTGAGCACGACGATTTCAGCTACTGGCAGGCCCAACCGCAAGACAGTGCGGCTCCCGCCACCCTGGCCGAGGCCGAGCAAAATCGCCAGCCCCTGGCCTGCAGTGCGTACCAGCCCCCGGCCTTGGCCGTACCGCCAGCCTTGGCGGCCCTGCCCAGCGCCAGCGGCTGCGTCACCATCAGTACCAGTGACCTGGAATCCGACGCCGGCTGCCTGGGCGCCCTTCGTCAGCTCAAGGAGCTGATGGGGCCTTTGCAGCAACAGCTGCAACAGGCACCGGCCAAGGCAGGGATGCTTGGCAAGCTGCTGGGCAAGAAGGCGCCCGCCACAGCGGTACGGCCACTGTACCTTGCCTTTTGTGACAGCCTGGGCCGTTGCCAGAGCGACTATCAATTCCTGGCCACCGCCCTGCACACCGAGGGTGGCCCGGCGCTGATGGCCGAGATCTTGGCGGCCTTTAGCCGCTGGCCCTTTGCCAGCCAGCTCTGCGGTGGCAAAGGCGAGCCGCCCTTTGCCGAACTGGCCTTCTATTTAAGCGAGCACCATGTCCAGCATCTGCCGGTTTTGGCCGCATATTTTAATGGCATAGGGGGTGGTGAAGGGGTTCATCCTTACCACATCAACCGCACCCTGGCGGTGTTAAACGACGCCTATGCCGGCACCCCCGAGCTGGCCGCCTTTCTGGCCGCCGTCCCCTGGCCCTACAACGACCCGAGCTTCACCCTGGCGGAGCGGGACGAATATGACGAATGGGATGACGACGAAGACGATGATGACTGGGACGACGCTCGATAACTCGTTGCCAAGCCAGCAAAATAAGGAGAGATAAAGATGGATCTATTCCCAGGCCCAGCGGACAAGGGCGCAGACTGGCTGGTAGCCGCCGACTACGAAAAAGGCACCCCGATTTTGCACCTGCTGCGCCCGCGCAGCGAGGTGGAGGGCGGCGGCAGCGAACTGCTCTGGTACTGCGAGCTAGAACGCTGCCAAGGCTCCGTCAGCCTCTGTGGCTGGGCGGGGCAGGCCGCCGTCTTTGCCGACCAGTACGGTTGCTTTTACCTGGTGGATTTTGAAAGCCGCCAGGTGCGCTTGCTCAAGCAATTCCAGTTGGGCTTCATGGACGCCAAAGGGGTAGTGAGCAGCGACGGCAAGGCCTTGCTGGTGCTCTTTGAGAAGGGCCGGTGCCATTACCTGCAGCGTATTGGCCTGGACGGTGAGCTAACGCCGGCCGTGGAACTGGATCTTTATGATGATGACGCCTTCGGTGGCGGCTTCGACTACCGGGATGAAGACGAACCCTACTTCAGTATCTCCCTGCAGCATCGCCTTTATCCCGGCCCAGGCAACAGCCTGATCCTGCACGGACTCGACGACGACTACGACGACGAAACCGAACAGGACTTTTGGTTCCAGTACCTGCTGCGCCTGGACCTGGTAGAGGGTCAGCCGCGCTTTCGGGTCTTTCCCCTGGCCACGCCCCCTGCCGACTGGGACCCGGAACCCGGCGTTATTGCCGTCAGCCCGGCCCGCAGCCTGGCGGCGGTACCGGTATTGGGGGAGGCGGCCTTGGGTATCGAATGGGTGTCGCTGGATGATGGCCAGCGTTCGGCCCCGGTCTGGGTGCGCCCCCTGGATGAAAACGGCCTGGAAAGCCTCAGCACCAGCCTGTTCAGCACCGAGGAAGAGGCCCTGTGGTTAGGCTGGGGATACGATGGTGTCAGGCGCCTGGCCTTCGATGGCCGCCTGACCTCGCCGCTCCTGCAGGCCAAAGGTCAGTTGATTGGCGCCGGGGCGCAGCTGACCTTCGACTGCGCTTATGCCTTTGCCCGTACCAAGCTGCCGGCCTGCACCGCTTCGGCCTTGGATGAGGTCCAGCCCTTGGCCCTCGAACCCCAGGACTGGCGCCATAACTGGCAGCTGACCCAGGCCCAGCGAATGGCCCTGTCTGGCCTTGGCCAGAATCTTATCCGGGTTGAAAGCCTGGCAGAACCGGCCCAGCAACGAGCGGCATTGCAGCAGTTGGTTGCTTTGACCGCCGACTGCCGGGCCGTCAGCCGGGGCAAGACGTTGCTTTTCCTCTTTGCAGATCAAGACCAGCAATGGGGCGAGGAAGCGTTTTTCAAAGCAGCGGCCAAGCAACCCGGCGCCTTGGCGCTGATGGCCCAGGTGCTGGAACACTTCATTGCCACCCCAGGCAGCGATGGCTTGGAAGGGCTGTACGGCCAGCCGCCCCTGGCCGACTGCGCCTTGCAACTGGGCCTGCAGGATGCCGCCTACCTGCCCCTTGTCTGCCGCTACCTCGAAGCCTTGGACAACGACCATGACGGCTTCTTTGTCGGCCAGGGGGACGGGCTCTACCAGTTGCAGGTGCGCCACCAGGGGCACCCGGCCTGGGCTGTCTTTGACGCGTCCCACCCTTACAACGAGGCGGACGATGAATAAGGGGCGGCGTTACCTGACCTTTGGCGCCCTGATGGTAGCAGCCGCCCAGTTGGCCGGTTGCTACGC includes:
- the glyQ gene encoding glycine--tRNA ligase subunit alpha; this translates as MQNYDLKTFQGLILALQDYWARQGCAVIQPLDMEVGAGTFHPMTFLRAVGPEPISSAYVQPSRRPTDGRYGENPNRLQHYYQFQVMLKPSPDNIQELYLGSLEALGIDTLVHDIRFVEDNWESPTLGAWGLGWEVWLNGMEVTQFTYFQQVGGLECSPVTGEITYGLERLAMYIQGVDSVYDLVWTDGPLGKITYGDVFHQNEVEQSTYNFEHANVDFLFQVFDECERQCQTLLALEKPLPLPAYEQVMKASHAFNLLDARHAISVTERQRYILRVRALSKACAEAFYAAREALGFPMCKEAK
- a CDS encoding LysR family transcriptional regulator; this encodes MINFQGLDLNLLMTLDVLLKERSVTRAAQRLHLSQPSVSVQLKKLREMFGDPLLLPGPRGMTPTVLAEQLQLPLADALTALQQAVQPAREFDPANAKGTWRLAAADYGEATILRRALPSILRQAPQCRIAVSQVKPSTLAASMESGELELAFHTADGAPPGLKSSTLFTEHYVLAGRQDHPQLRQPLDMDRFCRLEHVMVS
- a CDS encoding NAD(P)H-dependent oxidoreductase yields the protein MKVLVIYAHPEASSLNGALRDHALQHLRKAGHEVQLSDLYAMNWKATLDAADFPERDPSQPFHASLDSKLAYANGSQSADIAAEQAKLEWADTVIFQFPLWWFSVPAILKGWFDRVYAYGFAYGVGEHSDHHWGDRYGEGKFAGKRAMLLVTTGGWASHYSARGINGPIDDILFPIQHGLLFYPGFSVLEPMVVYRTSKVDEARYGELCNELEVRLDTLQSAPVIPYRRQNHGDYAIPALELKDHIKGGEGGFAIHLAD
- the glyS gene encoding glycine--tRNA ligase subunit beta, with protein sequence MMPQNLLVEIGTEELPPKALRTLAEAFAANLGAELTEAELAFDAIQWHAAPRRLALTVKALAAQQPDKEVEKRGPAVQAAFDAEGNATKAALGWAAGCGIDIKDAGRMVTDKGEWLLHKAQVKGQPVQALVPAMVESALKKLPIPKPMRWGAKRTQFIRPVHTITALYGDELINGAVLDITIGRTVRGHRFMGERQFELAHADHYLSDLESKGKVLADFASRKAKIKAAAEAKAQELGGKADLEDSLLEEVASLVEWPVVLVASFEEKFLTVPPEALVYTMKGDQKYFPVYGNDGKLLNKFIFVTNIESKDPQQIIAGNEKVVRPRLADAEFFFKTDRKHKLSDRLDSLATVLFQKELGTLRDKVERISALAGFIAAELGANVSDAQRAGLLSKCDLMTQMVMEFTDTQGTMGMHYARLDGEPEAVAQALEDQYLPRFAGDALPSAPVSCAVALADKLDTLVGIFGIGQAPKGDKDPFALRRAALGALRIIKENGLKLDLTDLIREAKALLGSKVSNAKVEEDVLEFLLGRFKAWYQDEGFGGDVINAVLARRPTKPVDFDQRVKAVSAFRALDAAEALAAANKRVGNILSKVDGELPTAVVKERLVEAAEVALFAEVSRLEEELAPLFAAGDYTPALTALAALREPVDAFFDGVMVMAEDAALKQNRLALLGRLRGLFLQVADISVLQ